One Streptomyces sp. NBC_01217 genomic region harbors:
- a CDS encoding helix-turn-helix domain-containing protein, whose protein sequence is MASLNVGNLGEYLREQRRSAQLSLRQLADAAGVSNPYLSQIERGLRKPSAEVLQQVAKALRISAETLYVRAGILDEREREELETRAVILADPSINERQKNVLLQIYDSFRKENGFEPGPESGAGAGSGTGGESGPGAFGARADDGPGADGGDAGTASKPSKPSH, encoded by the coding sequence ATGGCATCACTCAACGTCGGCAATCTCGGTGAGTACCTGCGCGAGCAGCGGCGCAGCGCGCAGCTTTCGTTGCGGCAGCTCGCCGATGCCGCCGGGGTGTCCAATCCCTATCTCAGCCAGATCGAGCGCGGGCTGCGCAAGCCGAGCGCCGAGGTGCTGCAGCAGGTCGCCAAGGCGCTGCGGATCTCCGCCGAGACCCTTTACGTACGGGCCGGGATTCTGGACGAGCGGGAGCGGGAGGAGCTGGAGACGCGCGCGGTGATTCTGGCCGATCCGTCCATAAACGAGCGGCAGAAGAACGTTCTGCTGCAGATCTACGACTCCTTCCGCAAGGAGAACGGGTTCGAGCCCGGACCGGAATCCGGCGCCGGAGCCGGATCGGGGACCGGCGGCGAGTCCGGGCCGGGGGCCTTTGGCGCCCGTGCGGACGACGGCCCCGGTGCCGACGGCGGAGATGCCGGTACAGCTTCAAAGCCTTCAAAACCCTCACACTGA
- a CDS encoding TnsA-like heteromeric transposase endonuclease subunit, with product MDACEVSAEDIDLEYVSAGGVRERGSLEGLWSVPFESVRPERRFPAFRGQGNWCGWYWSATCGGHVGYESWLERDRLVLLDSDPLVTGIASQPFRLSWAGPRGKRIRHTPDFFVRRADGTGLVVDVRPDERIEPPDAMKFAATAAACQPVGWDYIRVGAPDAVLMANVRWLAGYRHPRVHRARIAADLMRAFADGGELLDGARRVGDQIAVLPVLFHLLWRRVLAVDLQSGLLAADTRVRLGMAEEGGGDVVASAAAAGG from the coding sequence ATGGATGCGTGTGAGGTATCGGCGGAGGACATCGACCTGGAGTACGTCAGTGCGGGCGGGGTCCGTGAGCGTGGTTCCCTGGAGGGTCTGTGGTCGGTTCCATTCGAGTCGGTTCGGCCTGAGCGGCGGTTTCCGGCTTTCCGGGGGCAGGGCAACTGGTGCGGCTGGTACTGGTCGGCGACCTGTGGCGGGCATGTGGGCTACGAATCGTGGCTGGAGCGGGATCGGCTGGTGCTGCTCGACTCCGACCCGCTGGTGACGGGGATCGCTTCGCAGCCGTTCCGGCTGTCGTGGGCGGGACCGCGAGGGAAGCGGATCCGTCATACGCCAGACTTTTTCGTACGCCGCGCGGACGGGACGGGGCTGGTGGTCGATGTCCGTCCCGATGAGCGGATCGAGCCGCCGGACGCCATGAAATTCGCCGCGACCGCGGCGGCGTGTCAGCCCGTGGGATGGGACTACATCCGGGTGGGGGCTCCGGATGCGGTTTTGATGGCGAATGTGCGGTGGCTGGCCGGCTACCGGCATCCGCGGGTGCACCGCGCTCGGATTGCAGCCGATCTCATGCGGGCCTTCGCTGACGGCGGCGAACTGCTGGACGGGGCACGGCGAGTGGGTGACCAGATCGCGGTGCTGCCGGTGCTGTTCCACCTGCTCTGGCGCCGGGTCCTGGCCGTTGATCTGCAGTCGGGGCTGCTGGCTGCGGACACGCGGGTGCGGCTGGGCATGGCGGAGGAAGGGGGCGGGGATGTCGTTGCGTCCGCGGCTGCTGCGGGCGGGTGA
- a CDS encoding DUF2516 family protein encodes MLLTGFSTFVWLLYMVMLALAVIALFMAATAREDAYRAADKQKKSFWLIILGITVAVNLFVPILFLQLAGAVASIVFLVDVRPALRAVSGGGGRRGGSSSDGPYGPYNGGR; translated from the coding sequence ATGTTGCTCACAGGATTCAGCACATTCGTCTGGCTGCTCTACATGGTCATGCTCGCCCTGGCCGTGATCGCGTTGTTCATGGCCGCGACGGCACGTGAGGACGCCTACCGGGCCGCGGACAAGCAGAAGAAGTCGTTCTGGCTGATCATCCTCGGCATCACCGTCGCCGTGAATCTCTTCGTGCCGATACTGTTCCTGCAGCTCGCGGGCGCGGTCGCGTCCATCGTCTTCCTGGTGGACGTACGGCCCGCGCTGAGGGCGGTCTCGGGTGGCGGCGGCCGCCGCGGCGGCTCCAGCAGCGACGGACCGTACGGGCCGTACAACGGCGGGCGCTGA